A single window of Nicotiana sylvestris chromosome 5, ASM39365v2, whole genome shotgun sequence DNA harbors:
- the LOC104244252 gene encoding LOW QUALITY PROTEIN: pentatricopeptide repeat-containing protein At3g51320-like (The sequence of the model RefSeq protein was modified relative to this genomic sequence to represent the inferred CDS: inserted 2 bases in 1 codon; deleted 1 base in 1 codon), translating to MGGNLDLGQKCHGQLVKNGVDRVLHVQNSLVHCYSCXGLARQVFDEMPQRDAVSWNSIVNGYIKVGELVVARQLFDAMQWRNLVGWNVMMNGYLKSNNPGKCLKLFREMAQRGWNGNDATVVIVLTACAWSARRKEGKSVHGSLIKVSKDLNLITSTTLIHMYSRCGRAEIARLIFDQMSVKNIVCWNAMILGYCIHGNPKDGLNLYADLLSSRLQGTEKDHVKNMKQGDGDRVLPDEMAFVGVLCGCAHEGLLAEARTHFGVMSDLFGIKPNFAHYWCMANLLANVGLMQEAIKTMKDIPAESNLPLESSLWSELLGSTRFRRDVILGEQIANMFIEEDPKNFRHYLLLYAAAGRWDEVAQTKKRMKKRGIERTPGCNLKDLKEIVDYMTET from the exons ATGG GAGgtaatttggatttgggtcagaAGTGTCATGGACAATTGGTGAAAAATGGTGTTGATCGAGTTTTGCATGTTCAGAATTCTTTGGTGCATTGTTATAGTTG TGGTCTTGCTAGACaggtgtttgatgaaatgccGCAGAGGGATGCTGTGTCTTGGAACAGCATTGTGAATGGATATATAAAAGTGGGTGAATTAGTAGTTGCACGGCAGTTGTTTGATGCAATG CAATGGAGGAATTTAGTTGGGTGGAATGTCATGATGAATGGGTATTTGAAGTCGAATAACCCCGGGAAGTGCCTAAAGTTGTTCCGAGAAATGGCACAGAGGGGATGGAATGGGAATGATGCAACTGTAGTTATTGTGCTTACTGCTTGTGCTTGGTCAGCTCGGAGGAAAGAAGGAAAATCTGTTCACGGGTCTCTTATTAAGGTATCTAAAGATTTGAATTTGATCACTAGTACGACTTTAATCCATATGTATAGTAGATGCGGAAGAGCAGAAATTGCTCGTTTGATTTTTGATCAGATGTCGGTCAAGAACATAGTCTGCTGGAATGCAATGATTTTGGGGTATTGCATTCATGGGAACCCGAAAGATGGGCTTAATCTGTATGCAGACTTGCTGAGTAGTAGATTACAAGGTACAGAAAAAGATCATGTTAAGAACATGAAGCAAGGTGACGGGGATCGTGTGCTTCCAGATGAAATGGCATTTGTGGGTGTCTTATGCGGTTGTGCCCATGAAGGACTGTTAGCAGAAGCAAGAACACACTTTGGCGTCATGAGTGATTTGTTTGGTATAAAGCCCAATTTTGCACATTATTGGTGCATGGCTAATCTTCTGGCAAATGTTGGCCTAATGCAAGAGGCAATAAAAACAATGAAGGACATACCAGCGGAGAGCAATTTACCACTGGAATCCTCATTGTGGTCTGAATTACTTGGCTCAACCCGCTTTAGAAGGGATGTAATTTTAGGAGAACAAATTGCAAATATGTTCATTGAGGAAGATCCCAAGAATTTTAGGCATTATTTGTTGCTATATGCTGCAGCTGGTCGTTGGGATGAAGTAGCTCAGACAAAGAAGAGGATGAAGAAGAGAGGAATAGAAAGAACACCGGGTTGCAATTTAAAAGACTTGAAGGAAATTGTTGACTACATGACAGAGACATAA
- the LOC104244257 gene encoding pumilio homolog 15-like — protein sequence MDYQDFLRSFQDLNLEKKLTSPHNNSSFSENFPLVEDGINIPKESSKIWAVSSDQETTDSSFSWLSSTSNNGSVCSLQNNKEEYFSKDSKFSVTQNSIQSSLEWPSTSSANIWAYKNYNSNNGISSTKSSQKSLLDSADIYENYVPQTTSTNYEYGSSSTYNSMNQSNYDQILSNNMLNNSYIEAQEFADYNELPLDYKDWSNEDYTKCLNVLLNQSVAALCYGNLPNLGFDVIKMAKNPRSSRLLQNFLQLNNYYYRQRILNEILGSFYEVMIDEFGHAFFLKLVEFCNDEQMELILRTFHINVELFVLTAYKKYGSKSIQMLIKNLKKKPLANYFSEIVSVKLVELMTHRTGRYVVEQCFHVFNERQNEVLYRRIISCFKELATNESGCASLNIGINCITNPLRKELLEKIANQSGYLANDPWGNYVVQHVLELRDEEISSKIFSQLEKQYLTLAYKKGGSHVVEKCIESSNIGMISVVDVLLADEKSLVHLAKDPFGNYVIQKALKSTKEQGEERRHQALVRVLMRHASSLLHSKLGKHLENY from the exons ATGGATTATCAAGATTTTCTTCGTTCTTTTCAAGATTTGAACTTGGAAAAAAAATTAACTTCTCCAcacaacaattcaagtttttctGAGAATTTTCCATTGGTGGAAGATGGTATTAATATTCCAAAAGAAAGCAGCAAAATTTGGGCAGTTTCATCTGATCAAGAAACTACTGATAGTTCTTTTTCTTGGTTGAGTTCTACAAGTAATAATGGTTCTGTTTGTTCTCTTCAAAATAACAAAGAAGAATACTTTTCTAAAGATTCAAAATTTTCAGTGACTCAAAATAGTATTCAATCATCATTAGAATGGCCATCAACAAGTTCTGCAAATATCTGGGCTTATAAAAATTATAATTCCAACAATGGAA TTTCCAGCACCAAATCTTCACAGAAAAGCTTGTTGGATTCTGCAGATATTTATGAGAATTATGTGCCACAAACAACAAGTACCAATTATGAATATGGATCTTCTTCAACTTATAATTCCATGAATCAATCCAATTATGATCAAATTTTGAGCAATAACATGTTGAATAATAGCTACATTGAAGCTCAAGAATTTGCAGATTATAATGAGCTTCCTTTAGACTATAAAGATTGGAGTAATGAGGATTATACAAAGTGTTTAAATGTCCTGTTGAATCAGAGTGTTGCAGCATTATGTTATGGTAATTTGCCAAATCTAGGATTCGACGTCATTAAGATGGCTAAAAATCCCAGATCCTCGCGCTTATTGCAAAATTTTCTGCAGCTGAATAACTATTACTACAGGCAAAGGATACTTAATGAGATTCTTGGTTCATTTTATGAGGTGATGATCGATGAATTTGGACACGCTTTCTTCCTAAAACTTGTTGAATTCTGCAACGACGAGCAAATGGAATTAATTCTCAGAACATTTCACATCAATGTAGAGTTATTTGTACTAACAGCCTATAAGAAATATGG TTCAAAGTCTATTCAAATGCTGATTAAAAACCTCAAAAAGAAACCTTTGGCCAACTATTTCTCAGAAATTGTGTCTGTTAAGTTAGTTGAACTGATGACTCATCGAACAGGACGATACGTTGTTGAACAATGTTTCCATGTCTTCAATGAGAGGCAGAATGAG GTTCTGTACCGAAGGATTATTAGTTGTTTCAAAGAGTTGGCTACAAATGAAAGTGGATGTGCATCTTTGAATATTGGCATCAATTGTATCACTAACCCTCTCAGAAAGGAACTACTTGAAAAAATTGCAAACCAATCAGGTTACCTAGCCAATGATCCCTGGGG GAACTATGTAGTGCAGCATGTTCTTGAACTAAGAGATGAAGAGATTTCAAGTAAGATATTCAGTCAACTTGAGAAGCAGTATTTAACACTAGCCTACAAAAAGGGTGGTAGCCACGTTGTTGAGAAATGCATTGAATCATCAAATATTGGAATGATTTCAGTAGTTGATGTTCTTCTAGCTGATGAAAAATCACTAGTTCACCTTGCCAAAGATCCCTTTGGAAATTATGTGATTCAGAAAGCATTAAAATCAACAAAA GAACAAGGAGAGGAAAGGCGACATCAAGCTCTTGTTAGAGTCCTCATGCGACATGCCTCGTCTCTTTTACACAGCAAACTTGGGAAACAT CTTGAGAATTACTAA
- the LOC104244256 gene encoding pentatricopeptide repeat-containing protein At4g16470-like, with protein sequence TNVGLWHFAKLQQIKGLCFSGRVAEAVGSSGVQVESETYSLVLQECIFRQAYKKGKRVHWQMIVVGFVPNEYLTIKLLILYAKGGDLDTTHIIFDKLQFKCLVSWNAMIAGYVQKGMEEIGLSLYHNMKQRGVLPDQYTFASVFRACASLAVLEQGKQAHALLIKSQISGNIVVNSALMDMYFKCSCPSDGYLVFSKSLERNVITWTALISGYGQNGRIKDVLESFHRMIDEGYRPNHITFLAVLSACSHGGLVDRGKEYFSLMMRDYGLRPRGKHYAAIVDLLGRAGRLQEAHEFVQNSRCGEHPVLWGALLGACLWNNVAEVRRLMKDSGVKKESVAIIKSDKDTRYGLDSIVTHDGDRLPCRPLANLSSFKQRCGSEAYSKLEVIGIDEAQFFEDLYDFCTEAADHDGKIVIVAGLDGDYLRRSFGSVLDIIPIADTVTKLTSRCELCGKCASFTLRKTEETRTELIAGADVYMPVCRKHYVSGQVVKEATRSVLESHKVRCSSVL encoded by the exons accaatgtgggactttggcattttgccaaacttcaacaaataaaAGGTCTCTGTTTCTCTGGAAGGGTGGCTGAAGCAGTTGGAAGCTCTGGTGTACAGGTGGAGTCAGAAACttattcccttgttttgcaaGAGTGCATTTTCCGGCAGGCGTATAAGAAAGGGAAAAGAGTCCATTGGCAAATGATTGTTGTCGGCTTTGTTCCAAATGAGTATCTGACTATTAAGTTGTTAATTTTGTATGCAAAAGGAGGAGACCTGGATACCACACACATTATATTTGATAAGTTGCAATTCAAATGCCTGGTTTCATGGAATGCTATGATTGCAGGATACGTGCAGAAGGGTATGGAGGAAATAGGCCTGAGTCTCTACCATAATATGAAACAAAGAGGTGTACTTCCAGATCAGTACACATTTGCATCAGTCTTTAGAGCCTGTGCCTCTTTAGCAGTCCTGGAGCAGGGCAAGCAAGCACATGCGCTGTTGATTAAAAGCCAAATTAGTGGAAATATTGTAGTTAATAGTGCACTTATGGACATGTATTTCAAGTGTAGTTGTCCATCTGATGGCTATCTTGTGTTTAGTAAGTCCTTGGAAAGGAATGTGATAACATGGACGGCTTTGATATCTGGGTATGGACAAAATGGAAGAATAAAAGACGTTCTGGAATCATTTCATAGGATGATAGATGAAGGATATAGGCCAAACCATATTACATTTCTTGCTGTTCTTTCTGCTTGTAGCCATGGGGGTTTGGTAGATAGAGGTAAGGAGTATTTTTCATTGATGATGAGAGATTATGGGCTTCGACCCAGAGGAAAACACTATGCAGCTATTGTGGATCTTCTAGGCCGTGCTGGAAGATTACAAGAGGCTCATGAGTTTGTCCAAAACTCCCGTTGCGGGGAGCACCCAGTATTATGGGGTGCCTTACTTGGGGCTT gtttatggaacaACGTTGCAGAGGTAAGGAGACTGATGAAGGACTCAGGGGTGAAAAAGGA AAGTGTAGCAATTATAAAGTCGGACAAGGATACAAGATATGGGTTGGATTCCATTGTGACACATGATGGGGACAGATTGCCATGCCGGCCTTTAGCTAATCTATCGTCATTCAAACAGAGATGTGGTTCTGAAGCATACAGTAAG TTAGAGGTCATTGGCATTGACGAAGCTCAGTTTTTTGAGGATCTATATGATTTCTGCACAGAAGCTGCCGACCATGATGGCAAGATTGTGATAGTTGCTGGATTGGATGGTGACTATCTGAG AAGAAGCTTTGGTTCAGTTCTTGACATAATTCCAATTGCTGATACAGTGACCAAACTAACTTCTCGATGTGAACTTTGTGGTAAATGTGCTTCTTTTACCTTGAGGAAGACAGAGGAGACGAGAACGGAGTTGATTGCAGGAGCAGATGTATATATGCCTGTGTGCCGAAAGCACTACGTGAGTGGACAAGTGGTCAAAGAGGCTACTAGAAGTGTTCTTGAGTCTCATAAAGTTCGATGCAGCTCTGTTTTGTAA